A DNA window from Macrobrachium rosenbergii isolate ZJJX-2024 chromosome 41, ASM4041242v1, whole genome shotgun sequence contains the following coding sequences:
- the LOC136826520 gene encoding keratin, type II cytoskeletal 68 kDa, component IB-like — protein sequence MNLKVVVVLLGVIALVAAAPRRGGGGFGGGGGFGGGGSGGGFGGGGGGGLGGGGLGGGGGFGGGGGHRGGGGGFGGGGGFGR from the exons ATGAATTTGAAGGTG GTGGTTGTGCTCCTCGGAGTGATAGCCCTCGTCGCGGCTGCTCCAAGACGCGGAGGTGGaggctttggaggaggaggaggatttggaggaggtggtagtggagggggcttcggaggaggaggtggtggtggactCGGTGGAGGTGGACTCGGAGGTGGAGGAGGTTTTGGAGGTGGTGGCGGTCACAGAGGTGGCGGTGGTGGTTTTGGAGGAGGCGGAG GGTTTGGGCGCTAG